The sequence CCCATATCACCATTCCAGATGGCTTGGATTTGAATGGCATTGATTCGCGCATCCTCGCTTTAGCCAGTGCCGCAAGCGCGCCGATTTCGTTCGGTAATATCGAAGGCAGCAACAATTGGGTGGTAAGCGGAAAGCTTTCGGCAACCGGAAAACCGATTTTAGCCAACGACCCGCATCGCCCGATTTTGACGCCGTCGCTGCGCTACATTTCGCATCTGGTTGCGCCCGGTTGGAATGTTATCGGCGCGGGCGAACCGACGATTCCAGGCATTGCCGCAGGTCATAACGAGCGCGTCGGTTTCGGCTTTACCATTGTTGGTATTGACCAGCAGGATTTGTATGTCGAAGAAGTCAATCCGCAAAACCCGAATGAATATCTCTACAAAGGCAAATGGGAAAAGATGCGCGTCGAACGCGAACGCCTCAAAGTAAAGGGCAGCGCGGACGTCGAAGCTGAATTCAAATTCACCCGTCACGGCGCAGTGTTATTTGAAGATAAAACTTTGCATCGCGCCTATGCGCTCAAGTGGGTCGGCAGCGAACCGGGTACGGCAGGTTATCTCGCATCACTATCACTGAATCGCGCCAAAAACTGGAAAGCGTTCTTGAAGGCGCTTGAACGCTGGAAAGTGCCTTCGGAAAACCTCGTCTACGCAGATGTTGATGGCAACATCGGTTGGGTGGCGGCAGGGCTTGCGCCTGTGAGAAAGAATTGGAATGGACTTTTACCGGTTCCCGGCAAAGACGGCAAATATGAATGGCAAGGTTTCTTGCCGGTTTCCGAGCTTCCGCAATCCTATAATCCCGCGAATGGGTTTATCGCCACGGCAAACCACAACATTTTGCCCGAAGGCTACAAGCACGCCTTGAACTTTGAATTCTCGCCGTCGTTTCGCGCCATTCGTATTAAAGAGGTTTTAGGCGCAGGAAAAAATTTCACCGTTGAAGATTTCAAACAACTGCAACATGACGAAACCTCATTGGTGGCGCGTGAACTGGTGCCTCTGATGAAAGGTGTAAAGATTAATGATGCGACAACAAGAGAAGCCGCCGAGATGTTATTGAATTGGAATTTTGTAATGGCAAAAGAATCGCCTGCCGCAGCGATTTTTGCAGTGTGGTTGGACAAACTGCGCCCGAATGTTTTTAAGTTTGCGGTTTCTGCCGAGACCTGGAAATTGATGGGCGGACGCTTTTCAATTCCGCAAACGATTACTGCGCTCAAAACGGTTGACTCGAAAATTTTCGGCGCGAATGCTAAAGCCGCAAGAGATGCAGCGATGATTAAAAGCCTTGAAGAAAGTGTCTCTGATTTAACCAAACGTTTCGGCGCAGACAAGAAGAGTTGGCGCTGGGGCGCGTTGCATATTGCTGAATTCAAACATCAGCTTTCGGGAAAGCTAGCCGGGCAGATTTTCGATTTACCAACGGTTACGCGCGGCGGCGATGCCAATACGGTTAATGCGACGGGCGGCGGCAATTTCAAACAAAATGCCGGTGCATCTTACCGGCAGATTTTAGATGTGAGCAATTGGGATAACTCGGTCGCGGTCAATGTTCCCGGTCAATCGGGGCAACCTTTCAGTCCGCATTACGGTGATTTGTTATCGTACTGGGCGGAAGGCAAATATTTCCCGTTGCTATTCAGCCGCGAAAAAATCGAACAGCACACCAAAGAGCGATTGAAATTGGTGCCCAAAGCCAGACTGCAAAAATAACCGAGGGTAGAGGGACGGCTGGAGGTTGCCGCTAAACAAATTGAGATAATTCTTTTACCTCTACATCATTCAATTTCAATGCTGTAACTCACAACCCAAAGATCGAGTTGCTCAAGGCGAGATTTCCATCGGCTTTTGAATTGCCTCATCCATTTGCGATTCTTAACTGAATCAGGAACATCAACTATGATACGAACTAAATTATCACGATAGAGAATACCCCATGCCGCCAATGGCCTTCGACTTTTTGAGTTTCATAACTGGCTGCGCCAAAGTGGTCAACAATTTCCAAAACCGCTTCGGCAAGCCAGTCTCCCGGAATTTCTCGCCCATCATTGAACTGAAGCGGGAGCAGTACCTCGAATCGCCGCCATTTGCTGCTCATAGGTGGTTTTTCCTTTAACCGTAAATGCAATATTTTGATCCGCGAGCGCTTCCAATGCCGCTTCGGGAACTAAATGTTCACCTGTGCGAAGTACACGTCCCGAAAAACGACCAAGCAAAAACGCCAACGCCCGTTTTTCGGTTTCGCGGTCAGGAAAAACTATGGTCACCATAAATGAACTCCTTCTAGGAACCTTGCTGATGTTCGGGATGGGTGCAGCCGGTAAATTCTTTCAGGTAAGTGTTGCCGCGATATTTCAATTCTTCGTGAATGCCAATCTTTGAGGTGTAATAGCCATCAATGGTTCGGTCTTTGATGGATTTGAAAAATCGCTCTTCGAGAGTCTGCGGCTTGAACTCGTTTTTGCTGATGGCGGTGAGCAGTTCGACCTGTTGGGCTTCGCTGGCGTCCGCGAAATCTTTGCCATATTTATCGCGACTCATTTTATTGACCGCAGCGATACCTTCGCGCCAGTGCTTTTTGGTTTCCTCGTTGGCAATGTCAATAATCGAATCGATGTAGGCGGCGACTCCTGCGGCTTTCGCGCCCGGGCTGTGGTCATCTGCGGGAATGATGCGCTCGCTCATTTCCACCACCAGACGGTTTTCATCGGCGGTGAAAAATTTTAGTGGCGCAGCTTTTTGCGGAGCCGCTTTGATTTGCGCCGAATGATTCATATGGTCGTGCGCGGTTTTGTTCTGTGCCGCCACGGTTGAACCTAAAACCGGCAGCGTCACGATTGCGCCGCCCAGGGTTTTGATTGCGTCTCTTCTGGTCACATCATTTTTTGCATCTGCCATGTTTGCCTCCAAAGGTGAATTTCAATGATTAATATTTATTGCGATTGGGAATCAACGAATTGATCCAGGCTCTGCGCCTGGGATTTTCCGGCGCGCGAATGATTTTGCAAAACGTCTGCCCGGCAACTTGCTCAAGGTCAGCGAGCCAATCTTCCTGCGCGATGAAATGACCGTCGCTGGCTTTCAGCAATTTTCTTTCGGGAAACTGGTCTTCCCATTCGACGTGAAAGGCGCGTGCCCAGAAATCGTCACGCCCCTGTATAGCAATTTTGATTTGCCGCGCCATAACCCAAAATCAATTTTCGTCGGTGACTCGACTGAGCGGCGATTCTAGGCGGTTCATACCAAAATCGGGAACCGTGTCTTCAACGAAATCAATCTCGCGCGATTGTTCGACGATGGTGATTTCGCGTCCGTCTTCAACCACCCGCACCTCCTGAGTCTCTTCGACCACGCGCATATTTTCGGTCTCTTCAACCACCCGCACGGAACGCGCCTCGGCATTCAATCGCAGGAACGGTTCCGACGAGAGCGGCTGGGTAATCGGCGGTTGCGGATGCCCGTTGCCGAGTGGACTTGGATACAGTTGCCCACTGTTGCCGGTCGGCGGATACAGTTGCCCGCTTTGTCCGGGTTGCTGCAATGGCTGACTGTGTTGACCGTGATAATAATGACGCTCGGTTTTGGTTATCTGGTCAACATGAGCATCGAGTTCAATGAACTGATCGGCAACGTCAATAAGTCGCGGACTGGTGTTGGTGCGAAACCCCGCAAGTTCTACGCGCACGCCTTTGTAAGCAACAGCATTGATGGCATAGGCAAAATCTTCATCGCCGGAAACCAACACGGCAGTGTCGTATTTATCGGCAAGCGAGAGCATATCGACGGCGATTTCAACATCGAGGTTGGCTTTTTTGGTGCCATCAGCATATGTCTTGAGTTCTTTTTCAACGACGCGATAACCGTTGCGGCGCATCCATAACAAAAAACCTTGTTGGCGTTCTGCTCGTTCATCTACGCCCGTATAAAAGAATGCTCGGAGAAGGTCTGAACCACCTCTTAAAAAATTTAAAAGCTTCGCGTAATCGATTTCGACTCCCACGGCTCTGGCGGCGTGAAATAGATTATTCCCATCAATAAAGATAGCGATTTTACCGCGCATATTATCCTCTCAGTTTTCATATCAGGCTAAATAAATTAAAGAAATTTTATACACTCAATGTCTAACACACTGACGAAATCAGTTGCAAGCTAGCAGTAATATTGCTTGAAGCCCGATGTTGACAAGAGTAGCATAGCAAAGAGCTTCTTTCTCTCCCACAGTTTTGGAAATCACTAAAGCGAGTTGTTTAACTCTTATGCGGATTTTTGCAATACAGGCAAACTGTTTACTGGCAATCCTGTTGGCTTTTCTGCCTGCGCAAGCCATTCATCGACAAGCGACAACCCCGACAACACCAACCGCGACTTCGCCGTCAGCGAAACAATTGTATGCAGTGCGCGGGGAAGTGGTGAAAAAAACTATCGCTACCAAAGGTTGGTTACAAATCACCATTCGCCCGTTGAAAGAGACCTCGACGGTGGTGATTTTTGCCCGCGAAAACGATCTCGTAGGCAATGGTGTGCGGCGTTCAAGTGATACCAACTTCTTAGGTCTGCTCTCGGAAGATGAAGACCCAGGCGAACCTTTAACGGCTGCCGAGTTGGATGAAGGCGATTTTGTTTCGGTCATTTATGACCCGCAACAACAAAATCGCGCGATTGAAATTTATATTCATTGAGCCACACAACCTGAATGTCGCCTTGCGGCATCAACTCAACTCAGCTAACGAAAACAGGGCGTCATCGCTGATGATTTATTGATAATTTCCGATTGGGCAAATGCCCAAGGCTCAGGTAGAATCTTTGCGGCTGACACGAAAGCCCACAATGAATTTCAGTACAAGGAGAAGAATTCAAACATGCGTAAAAGTATCGTAGCTCTATTTCTTATAAGCGTATTTTCACTCGCCGCCTTTGCGGCGTTGACGGATGATAAAAAAGAAGAAACGATGGCTGTTACCAACAAGGAATGTCCGGTAAGCGGCGGTAAAGTCAACCCGCAATATCGCACCGAATACAACGGGCAATATGTTTATGTTTGCTGTCAGGGTTGTTTGGATGAATTCAAAAAAGACCCGGAAAAATTTGTCGCCAAGATGTCCAAAGAAGACAAGGAAGCGATAAAGACCAACGCCCTTTGTCCGATTTCCAAAGAAGCAATTACCAGTAAAGAATTCTGGGTCGAAGACCACGGCAGAAAAGTGTACCTCTGCTGCGCCGGTTGCAAAGCCACTTATGAAAAGAAAATGGCTACCAAGAAGAGCGATTAATTCAATTTAAATTCGGAACACGGTCAATGCCGCAAGGCACATGGTTTGACGATTGAAAATTCAATGAGCGGCTAAGTGAGGCGCGAGCGTTTCATTTAGCCGCTCGTTCATTTGGAGGAATCAGAAAATTGCTTAACAGAAAATCCATCGCACTTATTTTTTTGCTCGCCGGTCTGTTGTTGCTTGGCGCTTGCACTCAGCCGCAAAACACCAATCAACCAAGTAGTAATCAAGCCAACAGCAATCAGGCGCAACCTGCGCCCGCGCCGAAAGGTAAAAACCACATTGCGGTTTTGGAAACCGATGCTGGAATCATTAAATTCGAGTTGTTTGAATCGGACGCGCCGAAAACCACAGAGAATTTCATCAAGCTTGCCGAAAAGAATTTTTATAATGGTTTGATTTTCCATCGCGTCATTAAAGGCTTCATGATTCAGGGCGGCGACCCGCAAGGCAATGGCACCGGTGGTCAAACCTGGAACGGTAAAGATTTGCCCAATGAAATCAAATTGAATTCGCCGCTCTATCAAAAAGGCGGTTATTCGCGAGGCGTGGTGGCAATGGCTAACAAAGGTTTGCCACAAACCGCAACCAGCCAGTTTTTCATCATGCATCAATCGCGCCCATTTCAATCCTTACCACCCAACTACACGATTTTCGGGCAGGTGGTTTCCGGTATGGATGTGGTAGATAAAATCGTTTCGGCTCCCGTGAATGGTGACCGCCCCATCGCGCCTGTGAAGATGAAGAAAGTGTATATCGAAAATTAAAAGTCTGGAGTCGCGAGTCGCGAGTCTGGAGTCAGAAGAAGAACGCTGAATGCTGAACTTGGCAAATAGCTACTCAATTCATCCTTCATCGTTTAGCGTTCATACTTTCTTGCTTAGACTTTAGACTCCAGACTCGCGACTCCAGACTGCTTATTTCTGGACACCCCGCCAGTCGGTTTGTTAGTTTTGAAATAGCTCACTACGTTCTGCCGAGAATCAAGGTTGATGGATACGCCGTTGCACACCTCCCGAAAAAATTCCCGCGAAATGGTTGCTTATGCGCCGGAGGTTCACGACACTACGGATTTCAGCAAACTGCCGCGTTATCTGGTGCGTTCGTTGATTGCCGTGGTACTCGGCACACTGGTTTTACGTCTGTCATCGCAAACTATGGGGCAGATGCTGCAATATTACTTAGCGGAAATCGACCGCAATTATTTTCCCATTTCTTACACGGCGAGGGGATTTATTATTGCGGCATTTTTTATTCCCGAACTTCTCGGTTCACCTTTGCTGGGCGCGATGAGTGACCGTCACGGGCGCAAACTCTTCATTATGCTTGGACCCATTCTCGGAGCCATCGCTGTACAAATTACCTCACTGACCACAGCCATCTGGTTACTGGTATTCACGCGACTCCTTGAAGGGTTATCGACGGCGAGTTCAGTGCCGTCAACCCTCGGCTACATTTCCGAAGCGACAGTTGGCAGACCGAAACTTCGCGCCCGGGTGATGGGGCTTTTTGAAATCACTTTAGTTGGCGGGATTGCCATTGGCGCAGTCGCTGCCGGGTATCTCTGGAAGTTTTTCGGTTCCCCACAAATCATTTTCGGCATTCATCTCATCAGTCCGGCGTTTGCCCTCAATGCGGTGATTTATCTGATTAGTCTGCTTATCTTCTGGCGCGGCGTTGGCGAAGTACAAACCACCGCCAAACACTCGACTGTCGATGACCACAGTTGGCATCGCCTGGTGGATGCGGTGCGCGCGCCGCAGGTCTGGAAATTCGTTCCGGCGTGGCTTGGCATCAATTCCATCATCGGCGCGTGGCTCAATACGGCGAACGGACTGATGACCGGCAAAGACCATTTCGCGGGGCAATTACTGACCGGCAATGTCTCCCCCGAACGATTCGGCAACGGCTTTGCAATTCTCGCTGTAGTGTTTTCGGCGGGCGTTCTCGGCTGGAGTTTTTACATGGGCAGTCGCCGGCGCACCAGCATCATGTTGCTGGCGACCGGCGGCCTGTTCGCTACGGTGCTTTCGGTCTATGCCTTGAATCACCTCGGCTCATTCGATAGCCCATTTCATTATCCGCTGCTTGGCAGTTTGCTGGTGAGCGTCGTTGTGCTGAGCGCCTTCACGCCCGCCGCATTGATTTATCTTGCCGACGTAACGGAATCCAAAACCGAGGATCGCGGTTCAATTATGGGATTGTATTCGGTCTTTCTCGGTGTCGGGCAATTAATCGGCACGCTTGCGGGCGGCAAATTTGCCAGTTGGGCAGGCATTGATGGACTGGTGTTACTAAGCATCCTTCTCGGTTTGATCACCTTGTGGACGTTAATCATTTTGCGTCGTCAGGAACCGCGCAATCCGCCAGGCAGTTAAAATTCGCACGAAAAATATCATAAAAACTACTCTGCAAGCGGTAACCGGTAACTGCTCCTGTGCTAACATGCAAAAATGCAAGTGACGCGCATAGAAGCCAATGGATTTCGTAACCTCAGCGGCTTCGTCGAACCCGGTGCGGGACTGAACATTTTTTATGGCGACAATGCTCAGGGAAAGACCAATTGGCTGGAAGCGATTTATGTTTTAGGCATGACCAAATCGTTTCGCACCTCGCAGGTGCGCGACGCCATTAATTTCAATGCCGCGCAAGCGGTTTTGCGCGGCGAAGTCAGGCACGGCTCGCTTACCAAACAGATTCAACTGCTGCTCGCGCCATCAGCGAAAGAACTTTACGTAAACGGCAAACGCGAAGCCGTGATGCGTTATCTCGGCAATCTTGATGTATTCGTTTTTTCACTGGAAGAACTCGATGTCATCCGACGCGACCCGACCGAACGCCGGCGCTATATTGACCGAGGCATTGCCACCCTGACGCCCGCTTATCTGAATACCCTGGCGCGTTACAATCACATCCTCAAACAGAAAAATCGTCTGCTTGCCGATGCCAGTGAAAGCCGTCATCACGAATCGTTCCATTCGCAAATCGAAGCCTGGAATGATCAACTGATTGAAGTCGGCACAGAGGTTCATCAGGCGCGGGTCAAATACATCGAGCAGTTGAATCAAGTCTTAGCCGAAAATGATTATGGTCGAGATATTTTTGGCGCTGAACGAGTGAGTGTGCGCTACAAATCCCAACTTGAAGACAAGGGTGATTTAAGCAATTTCGCGCACCTGTTTGCCGAGCGATTGGCAATTCGCTTGCCTGCCGAAATCGCTTCCGGGCACGCCTTGATTGGTCCCCATCGTGACGATTTGGAAATTCTTGCAGATGGTCGTGAAGTGGCGCGTTTCGGCAGCGCCGGACAGCAGCGAAGTGCCTTACTTTTGCTTGATTTAGCGCAAGTTTCCATCTACAATTTTGCTTACGAAGAAAGCCCCGTTTTACTCATTGATGACGTTGATGCAGAACTCGACAGAACGCGGATTGAGGCGCTACTTTCAACGCTCGAAGGACGCTCACAAACCTTCATCAGCACCTCGCGAAGAGCCATTGCCAATCGTTACCGCGACCGCGCCGCTGTCTTCTATGTCCAACAAGGTCAGGCAATGAGTGAACGACCCAGCGTCTCTCGCTCCCAGTCCCATCAAAGCGCCACCCAACCCGATGATGAGCTAGAGCGAGCAGTACGTGAAATGTTCGTTGATGAAGAAAACGAACCCTTGAATGTCGAATGACTACAGGAGTTCGCCAACCTCAAAAACACATAACGGACAGGAACGGGCTTCATGAAATTAAAAACTCGATTGAAGAAGAAGCGGTCTGCCGCGGTGCAGACGGTCGCTAAAAAAGTTGTAAAAAAGGTCGTTGAAAAAAAGAAACCTTCAAAGAAACAAAAAGTCGCATATTTGCAAACACGAGCAAAAAATGCGCGTGGTAAAAAACATTTACCAAAACCGTTAGTTAAAAAGAGGAGATCAGTGAGTACAAATACGCAAGCATACGGTGCCGAATCCATTACCGTTTTAGAGGGCAGAGATGCCGTTCGCAAACGTCCAGCCATGTACATTGGCTCGACCGGTGATATGGGTCTTCACCACCTCGTCTACGAAGTGGTGGACAACTCGGTTGACGAAGCCCTCGCGGGTTATTGCGACCGCGTCGATGTCACGATTCACATAGACAATTCCATCACCGTCGTTGACAACGGGCGTGGCATCCCGGTTGATATTCACCCGAAAGAAAAAGTTTCCGCTGCACAAGTGGTCTTAACCATATTGCACGCCGGCGGCAAGTTCGATTCAAATGCTTATAAGGTGTCCGGTGGATTGCACGGCGTCGGTGTCTCTGTAGTGAACTTTTTGTCTGAATGGCTGCGCGTGGAAATCTGGCGCGAAGGCAATACCTATGAACAGGAATATGTGCGCGGCATCCCGCAATACAAATTGAAATTGACCGGTAAAACCCGCAAACGCGGCACCAAAATTACCTTTAAACCCGATGCGGAAATTTTCGACACCACCGAATTTAATTTCGATACCTTGTCGCAACGCCTGCGCGAAAAAGCCTTCCTGAATTCCGGCATTCGCATCACCATCACCGATGAACGCAGCGAAAAAGCTCACGAATTTTATTACAAAGGCGGCATCGCGGAATTCGTCAAACACCTGAATAAAAACAAAAACGTACTACACAATCAGCCGATTGCCTTCAGCAAAGAAGGCACAAACGATGACCCGGTTTCGATTGACATTGCCATTCAATACAACGACAGCTACAACGAAATCGTCCACACCTTCGCCAATAACATCAACACCGTGGATGGCGGCACCCACCTTTCCGGTTTTCGCGCGGCGCTTACGAGCACCATCAACAGCTATGCGAAATCGGCGGGGCTATTCAAGAAGGACGACGAAAAACTTGCGCCCGAAGATGTGCGCGAAGGGTTGGTTGCCGTGGTCAGCGTCAAATTGCCGCAACCGCAATTTGAAGGACAAACCAAAGGCAAATTGAATTCCGACGTCAAAGGGCAGGTGCAATCGTTTGTCAACGAAAACCTCGGTCAATATTTTGAAGAAAACCCGGCGGTTGCCAAGCGAATTATTTCAAAAGCTTTGGACGCCGCCCGCGCCCGCGAAGCCGCCCGCAAAGCGCGCGATTTGGTGCGCCGGAAAGGCGCTTTGGATTCAACCTCGCTTCCCGGAAAACTCGCCGATTGTTCCGAAAAAGACCCGACATTGTGCGAGTTGTTCATCGTCGAAGGCGATAGTGCAGGCGGGTGCTGGTCTGGTGATACATTGATCCAGTTAGCCGAAGGACGCGCCATAAGCTTCAAAAAATTAATTGAAGAACAGGAAGCCGGCAAAGAACATTTTTGTTACACGATGCGTCCCGGTGGGCGCATCGGTGTAGAGAAAATCATAAATGCGCGTTTGACTAAAAAAGATACCGAAGTAATTCAGATTACTTTGGACAATGGCGAAAAACTAGTTTGTACACCTGATCATCCGTTCATGCTTCGTGATAGCAGTTTCAAACCTG comes from Acidobacteriota bacterium and encodes:
- a CDS encoding penicillin acylase family protein gives rise to the protein MKKTLALLVTFLFAIQLAFSNSFLNPTQSNDLEARARAALAQTSGTIELAGLMKPVEVLRDEWGVPHLYAESQEDLFFAQGFVAAQDRLWQMELWRRTGEGRLSEILGAAYLERDKFARLCRYRGDMQREWQSYAPDTKRIIESFVGGVNAFIELSRHRLPIEFQLTGIQPELWTPEVCLTRMAGYIMTRNASSEVLRAQLVKLVGAEKAAELLATDPQTHITIPDGLDLNGIDSRILALASAASAPISFGNIEGSNNWVVSGKLSATGKPILANDPHRPILTPSLRYISHLVAPGWNVIGAGEPTIPGIAAGHNERVGFGFTIVGIDQQDLYVEEVNPQNPNEYLYKGKWEKMRVERERLKVKGSADVEAEFKFTRHGAVLFEDKTLHRAYALKWVGSEPGTAGYLASLSLNRAKNWKAFLKALERWKVPSENLVYADVDGNIGWVAAGLAPVRKNWNGLLPVPGKDGKYEWQGFLPVSELPQSYNPANGFIATANHNILPEGYKHALNFEFSPSFRAIRIKEVLGAGKNFTVEDFKQLQHDETSLVARELVPLMKGVKINDATTREAAEMLLNWNFVMAKESPAAAIFAVWLDKLRPNVFKFAVSAETWKLMGGRFSIPQTITALKTVDSKIFGANAKAARDAAMIKSLEESVSDLTKRFGADKKSWRWGALHIAEFKHQLSGKLAGQIFDLPTVTRGGDANTVNATGGGNFKQNAGASYRQILDVSNWDNSVAVNVPGQSGQPFSPHYGDLLSYWAEGKYFPLLFSREKIEQHTKERLKLVPKARLQK
- a CDS encoding gluconate 2-dehydrogenase subunit 3 family protein codes for the protein MADAKNDVTRRDAIKTLGGAIVTLPVLGSTVAAQNKTAHDHMNHSAQIKAAPQKAAPLKFFTADENRLVVEMSERIIPADDHSPGAKAAGVAAYIDSIIDIANEETKKHWREGIAAVNKMSRDKYGKDFADASEAQQVELLTAISKNEFKPQTLEERFFKSIKDRTIDGYYTSKIGIHEELKYRGNTYLKEFTGCTHPEHQQGS
- a CDS encoding YHS domain-containing protein, encoding MRKSIVALFLISVFSLAAFAALTDDKKEETMAVTNKECPVSGGKVNPQYRTEYNGQYVYVCCQGCLDEFKKDPEKFVAKMSKEDKEAIKTNALCPISKEAITSKEFWVEDHGRKVYLCCAGCKATYEKKMATKKSD
- a CDS encoding peptidylprolyl isomerase, with amino-acid sequence MLNRKSIALIFLLAGLLLLGACTQPQNTNQPSSNQANSNQAQPAPAPKGKNHIAVLETDAGIIKFELFESDAPKTTENFIKLAEKNFYNGLIFHRVIKGFMIQGGDPQGNGTGGQTWNGKDLPNEIKLNSPLYQKGGYSRGVVAMANKGLPQTATSQFFIMHQSRPFQSLPPNYTIFGQVVSGMDVVDKIVSAPVNGDRPIAPVKMKKVYIEN
- a CDS encoding MFS transporter, with amino-acid sequence MDTPLHTSRKNSREMVAYAPEVHDTTDFSKLPRYLVRSLIAVVLGTLVLRLSSQTMGQMLQYYLAEIDRNYFPISYTARGFIIAAFFIPELLGSPLLGAMSDRHGRKLFIMLGPILGAIAVQITSLTTAIWLLVFTRLLEGLSTASSVPSTLGYISEATVGRPKLRARVMGLFEITLVGGIAIGAVAAGYLWKFFGSPQIIFGIHLISPAFALNAVIYLISLLIFWRGVGEVQTTAKHSTVDDHSWHRLVDAVRAPQVWKFVPAWLGINSIIGAWLNTANGLMTGKDHFAGQLLTGNVSPERFGNGFAILAVVFSAGVLGWSFYMGSRRRTSIMLLATGGLFATVLSVYALNHLGSFDSPFHYPLLGSLLVSVVVLSAFTPAALIYLADVTESKTEDRGSIMGLYSVFLGVGQLIGTLAGGKFASWAGIDGLVLLSILLGLITLWTLIILRRQEPRNPPGS
- the recF gene encoding DNA replication and repair protein RecF (All proteins in this family for which functions are known are DNA-binding proteins that assist the filamentation of RecA onto DNA for the initiation of recombination or recombinational repair.), which gives rise to MTRIEANGFRNLSGFVEPGAGLNIFYGDNAQGKTNWLEAIYVLGMTKSFRTSQVRDAINFNAAQAVLRGEVRHGSLTKQIQLLLAPSAKELYVNGKREAVMRYLGNLDVFVFSLEELDVIRRDPTERRRYIDRGIATLTPAYLNTLARYNHILKQKNRLLADASESRHHESFHSQIEAWNDQLIEVGTEVHQARVKYIEQLNQVLAENDYGRDIFGAERVSVRYKSQLEDKGDLSNFAHLFAERLAIRLPAEIASGHALIGPHRDDLEILADGREVARFGSAGQQRSALLLLDLAQVSIYNFAYEESPVLLIDDVDAELDRTRIEALLSTLEGRSQTFISTSRRAIANRYRDRAAVFYVQQGQAMSERPSVSRSQSHQSATQPDDELERAVREMFVDEENEPLNVE